In Ferroplasma sp., a single window of DNA contains:
- a CDS encoding APC family permease, which yields MGSVNLKEAVMQSFTSIGPMLDFIALFSVIALYSGSMLPFVVIFSFLLSYFTLYTIYSFASVYITNGGYYSYAGNGLGKGAGFLVLILYIGYSVLTVPNISIFISGFMYSIMGIFGFHGPYMEYAFLLAFTAAVYLVVSRGLRTSIRYILIAGFLEIAFVISMSIIFIIFRSPGFSFSGIKFSFNPFFFGIIFGILAFSGGGSSIFLSEETSSAHMNTPKSLIISFTISGLIMVFSAFALLMFAGYHGLSLYESNSFYITDLVKSRLGVPFLIVFSIFGLMSAFNLSVSYLNAFIHMMPKFYNDFNINKNFSKNKFMVALFTFSIIISLITIHYSGFFNSFVIIAGLISFMYIIIHIISNVSLIRIFRRQKFFIPFISSLILSIAFILSFYGNTGYFAVINYLLLGYIIFAILFVIYIKKARHEFYNNIKFEYSDSPNTVAVNHKDLK from the coding sequence ATGGGGTCTGTAAATCTTAAGGAAGCTGTTATGCAGTCATTTACCTCCATCGGGCCTATGCTGGATTTCATAGCACTATTCTCCGTAATTGCCCTTTATTCAGGTTCAATGCTTCCATTCGTGGTTATATTCTCATTTCTGCTATCCTATTTCACGCTTTATACCATATATTCCTTTGCAAGTGTATATATAACCAATGGGGGATACTATTCTTACGCAGGGAACGGGCTCGGGAAGGGCGCTGGATTCCTTGTGCTTATTCTTTATATAGGCTATTCTGTGCTTACAGTTCCAAACATTTCTATATTCATATCTGGCTTTATGTATTCCATCATGGGGATATTCGGGTTCCATGGGCCTTACATGGAGTATGCATTTCTTCTGGCATTTACGGCAGCTGTTTATCTGGTGGTTTCCCGGGGGCTTAGAACATCAATAAGATACATACTTATTGCCGGATTCCTTGAAATAGCATTCGTGATATCCATGAGCATAATTTTTATAATATTCAGGTCCCCGGGCTTTTCTTTCTCAGGAATAAAGTTTTCATTCAATCCCTTCTTCTTCGGTATAATCTTCGGAATACTGGCATTCTCTGGAGGCGGGTCCAGCATATTCCTGTCAGAGGAAACATCCAGTGCGCATATGAACACCCCCAAATCGCTGATCATATCTTTTACCATATCTGGATTGATTATGGTGTTCTCCGCTTTTGCCCTGCTGATGTTTGCTGGGTACCATGGGCTAAGCCTGTACGAGTCTAATTCATTCTATATAACTGATCTGGTAAAGTCAAGGCTCGGGGTGCCATTCCTTATTGTATTTTCTATATTCGGGTTAATGAGCGCCTTTAACTTAAGTGTGTCATATTTAAATGCCTTCATACATATGATGCCTAAATTTTATAATGATTTTAATATAAATAAAAATTTCAGCAAGAATAAGTTTATGGTCGCCCTATTTACATTCTCAATAATAATATCACTCATAACAATCCATTATTCAGGGTTCTTCAATTCTTTTGTAATAATTGCAGGATTAATCAGTTTCATGTATATTATAATTCATATCATATCCAACGTTTCACTGATAAGGATATTCAGGAGACAGAAATTCTTTATACCGTTTATATCATCCTTAATACTTTCTATAGCCTTTATTCTGTCCTTCTATGGGAATACTGGGTATTTTGCAGTTATCAACTATTTGCTGCTTGGGTATATAATATTTGCAATTTTATTCGTGATTTATATAAAAAAGGCAAGACATGAATTTTATAATAATATAAAGTTTGAGTATTCCGATAGCCCAAACACTGTAGCTGTTAATCATAAGGATTTAAAATAA